Sequence from the Caretta caretta isolate rCarCar2 chromosome 8, rCarCar1.hap1, whole genome shotgun sequence genome:
tctctttagtcctgcagtcagtcctattgaaccgtcttatggtgagcgggcaggcgatacggactgctagcagtcgtgctgtaccatcttctgccgagcagtcatgagatgtggatggcatgcagtccgtctgctgccagccaaagatgtaaaagatagatggagtgggtcaaaacaagaaatagaccagatttgttttgtactcatttgcttcccccccctcccctgtctaggggactcattcttctagatcacactgcagtcaagatgcagcgaggtaaatctagccatgtatcaatcagaggccaggctaaccttcttgctccaataaggacaataacttaggtgcaccatttcttattggaaccctctgtgaagtcctgcctgaaatactccttgatgtaaagccaccccctttgttgattttagctccctgaagccaaccctgtaagcgcccctcccagcgtcagagcaatggcaaacaatcgggcatctgagagtgctgtccagagcagtcacaatggagcgctctgatggggctaaaacattgtcgcgggtggttctgggtacgtgtcgtcaggcccccgttccctccctccctccgtgaaagcaagggcagacaatcatttcgcgccttttttcctgagttacctgtgcagacgccataccacagcaagcatggagcccgctcaggtaaccgtcaccctatgtctcctgggtgctggcagacgcggtacggctttgctgcacagtagcagcaaccccttgccttctggcagcagacggtgcaatacgattggtagtcgtcctcatcgtgtccgaggtgctcctggccgcgtcggctgggagcgcctgggcagacatgggcgcagggactaaatttggagtgacttgaccaggtcattctctttagtcctgcagtcagtcctattgaaccgtcttatggtgagcaggcaggcgatacggactgctagcagtcgtactgtaccatcttctgccaggcaggcaagagatgaggattgctagcagtcgtattgcaccatcttctgccaggcaggcaagagatggggatggctagcaggcgtactgtaccatcttctgccaagcagccatgagatgtggatggcatgcagtccttctgcaccgtctgctgccagccaaagatgtaaaagatagatggagtgggtcaaaacaagaaatagaccagatttgttttgtactcatttgcctcctcccctgtctaggggactcattcctctaggtcacactgcagtcactcacagagaaggtgcagcgaggtaaatctagccatgtatcaatcagaggccaggctaacctccttgttccaataacaacgataacttaggtgcaccatttcttattggaaccctccgtgcagtcctgcctgaaatactccttgatgtacaggcaccccctttgttgattttagctccctgaagccaaccctgtaagccgtgtcgtcagtcgcccctccctccgtcagagcaacggcagacaatcgttccgcgccttttttctgtgcggacgccataccacggcaagcatggagcccgctcagctcactttggcaattaggagcacattaaccaccacacgcattattcagcagtatatgcagcaccagaacatggcaacgcgataccgggcgaggaggcgacgtcagcgcggtcccgtgagtgatcaggacatggacacagatttctctgaaagcatgggccctgacaatgcatgcatcatggtgctaatggggcaggttcatgctgtggaacgccgattctgggctcgggaaacaagcacagactggtgggaccgcatagtgttgcaggtctgggacgattcccagtggctacgaaactttcgcatgcgtaagggcactttcatggaactttgtgacttgctttcccctgtcctgaagcgcatgaataccaagatgagagcagccctcacagttgagaagcgagtggcgatagccctgtggaagcttgcaacgccagacagctaccggtcagttgggaatcaatttggagtgggcaaatctactgtgggggctgctgtgatgcaagtagcccacgcaatcaaagatctgctgatatcaagggtagtgaccctgggaaatgtgcaggtcatagtggatggctttgctgcaatgggattccctaactgtggtggggctatagatggaacccatatccctatcttggcaccggagcaccaagccgccgagtacataaaccgcaaggggtacttttcaatagtgctgcaagctctggtggatcacaagggacgtttcaccaacatcaacgtgggatggccgggaaaggtgcatgatgctcgcatcttcaggaactctggtctgtttcaaaagctgcaggaagggactttattcccagaccagaaaataactgttggggatgttgaaatgcctatatgtatccttggggacccagcctaccccttaatgccatggctcatgaagccgtacacaggcagcctggacagtggtcaggagctgttcaactacaggctgagcaagtgcagaatggtggtagaatgtgcatttggacgtttaaaggcgcgctggcgcagtttattgactcgcttagacctcagcgaaaccaatattcccactgttattactgcttgctgtgtgctccacaatatctgtgagagtaagggggagacgtttatggcggggtgggaggttgaggcaaatcgcctggctgctggttacgcgcagccagacaccagggcggttagaagagcacaggagggcgcggtacgcatcagagaagctttgaaaaacagtttcatgactggccaggctacggtgtaaaagttctgtttgtttctccttgatgaacccccccgccccttggttcactctacttccctgtaagctaaccaccctcctctcctccctttaatcattgcttgcagagccaataaagtcattgctgcttcacagtcatgcattcgttattcattcatcacacaaatagggggatgactaccaaggtatcccaggaggggtggtggaggagggaaggaaaatgccacacagcactttaagcacagcactttaaaagtttacaactttaaaatttattgaatgacagccttcttttttttgggcaatcctctgtgggggagtggctggttggccggaggcctccccaccgtgttcttgggcgtctgggtgtggaggctatggaacttggggaggagggcggttggttacagaggggctgcagtggcagtctgtgctccagctgcctttgctgcagctcaaccatacactggagcatactggtttggtcctgcagcagcctcagcattgaatcctgcctcctctcatcacgctgccgccacctttgagcttcagccctgtcttcagcccgccacttactctcttcagcccgccacttactctcttcagccctccacctctcctcccggtcattttgtgctttcctgcactctgacattatttgcctccacgcattcgtctgtgctctgtcagtgtgggaggacagcatgagctcggagaacatttcatcgcgagtgcgtttttttttctttctaagcttcactagcctctgggaaggagaagatcctgtgatcattgaaacgcatgcagctggtggagaaaaaaaaagggacagcggtatttaaaaagacacattttataaaacagtggctacactctttcagggtaaaccttgaaagttaacattacatacatagcacatgtgctttcgttacaaggtcgcattttgcctcctcccaccgcgtgaacggattttggttgaatgccagcaaacatacactgcaatgctttgttctacagtgattccccagtacgtgttgctggcctggagtggtaaagtgtcctaccatgaaggacgaaataaggctgccctccccagaaaccttttgcaaaggcagaaccgcaaatgccagggcaaagtaatcctttcacatgcttgcttttaaaccatgtatagcattttaaaaggtacactcaccagaggtcccttctccgcctgctgagtccaggaggcagccttgggtgggttcggggggtactggctccaggtctagggtgagaaacagttcctggctgtcgggaaaaccggtttctccgcttgcttgctgtgagctatctacaacctcctcctcatcatcttcttcgtccccaaaacctacttctgtattgcctccatctccattgaaggagtcaaacaacacggctggggtagtggtggctgaaccccctaaaatggcatgcagctcatcatagaagcggcatgtttggggctctgacccagagcggccgttcgcctctctggttttctggtaggcttgcctcagctccttcagtttcacgcggcactgcttcgggtccctgttatggcctctgtccttcatgccctgggagattttcagaaaggttttggcatttcgaaaactggaacggagttctgatagcacggattcctctccccaaacagcgatcagatcccgtacctcccgttcagtccatgctggagctcttttgcgattctgggactccatcatggtcacctctgctgatgagctctgcatggtcacctgcagcttgccacgctggccaaacaggaaatgagattcaaaagttcgcggttcttttcctgtctacctggccagtgcatctgagttgagagcgctgtccagagcggtcagaatggagcactctgggatagctcccggaggccaataccatcgaattgtgtccacagtaccccaaattcgagccggcaacgtcgatttaagcgctaatccacttgtcaggggtggagtaaggaaatcgattttaagagccctttaagtcgaaataaagggcttcattgtgtggacgggtgcaggtttaaatcgatttaacgctgctaaattcgatctaaagtcctagtgtagaccagggctaagaggcaCCTCTGCCTATTACtttggtaatgggggccatacaaGAACCACAGACAATTAACAACACACCACAGCTTTGGCTCTATTTTCTCTTCCTACCAACTCTCAAGTGCCTTTCCCTCTATCAGCACAAGAGAAAACTAGGGTTCCATCAGCTGAAGTGCCCAGAGACCGAGAGAAAAGTGTCCTGAATTAACTTAGGGTACATGCACTCAGtgcaaacaagcaaacaaacaaacccctggCAGCAAGTTTCAGAACGCagatcagctgactcgggcttgaaCTACAGGGCTAAAAAGTAGCACTGCAGATGTTCCTGCTCAGGtcaaagcccaggctctgaaacccagcaagggggTGGAAGGGAAGGTCTCAgacctcaggctccagcccaagcaggaagaTCTACACTGTTTttagccctgaagcatgagcccaagtcagttgaccaggGTCTGAGACTCATTGCTGCAGCggttttttgtatgtgtgtgtttgttgttttGCAGTGCACACATTCCCTAAGGGCTTTCTAGATCACTCCTTGCAGTCAAATCCTAGGGCAAACACTGAGCAGCTTTACTTGCTTGTAGGTGGGTCTTTGTCAGCATTGGAGCAAGTGACAATCGTTTATTCCTAAGAGGACAAACATGGATCATTATTGTTAAAGCTTCAAACACAAATGAGCACAGTAGTTTAACCAGCCAATGCCACACCAGGTTGTGTTTCTATGCATTTAGGTACTTGTAGTATGTTTATCACTACAGCATGAGTGGAGCCATGCAACTCCTCCCACACCTGCCATAACCTAATGAACCAGTGTCCAAATGTAGTAAAAATCCGTCAGAACAAGCACGTGACCTCTACCCATCCATCAATGTCATGAGTGGTCTCAGTTCCATGTCTTGATCTGAAATTTGACAAGCAGGCAGTAATAGCCcttgggggagagaagagggctgTGCACAGAATTGCAGCTTTTCCTGATACATGCTGAGAAGGTCAGAAGTGGAGGACAGTGTATGCTACACTTGCTTAAAGGCTTACTATGTAAATTATAGTACACTACCATTCAAGTCACCTGTGCATTCATGCCTTAGTATTGTGTGCAGGGGAGAAGGTGAAAGACATCTGCGAAGCAGAGCTGAAGGTCCCTGCTTTGCAGACTGGACTCTTCCATCCATCGTCTGTCCCTTCACCAGAATGCTGCATGAGTGCTTGTGCTGAGGGTAACAAGCAGAGTAGGGAATGGGGTGTGAAAGCCTTCCCCAGATTAGCCGACTGGTAGACCTGGCTGtaaaatttcatgaaaaattttgattgtGGGAGAAAATTCATTACCACAAATTGGGATAAAGAGTAAAAAATTTGAATTCTTTTACAGGAGGAAACATTCTGAAAAGTTCCATTTCAGAAGAACTGGAAGAATTTTTTGGCTTTCTCCAGGTAGCTCAGCTCTCTGTGCTGCCCAGCTCCCTGGGAATCAGACTGCCCAGGGgctgagggagcccaggctggcaggAAACAGGTAGACAGTCACGCTCTCACCAGCTTACCTGCTACATTTCTGTGGGAAGACACAATTTGCATGGAACATTTCTTCCACCTAagcagcattttccaacagataagcattctgttggaaaattttcagccagctctgatTACCCAATGAACTCCACTATCCTCAACAATGCATCAAGCAGCATGGGGCAGAATAGGCTTCTCCCCACTCGGGCAAGCAGAATTGTGATGGCAGGCTTCAAGTGTGCAGTCCCATCACCTGCACACTGAGGTTACAGCCCTTACCAAGAGAATCAGATTTTAATGAATGAGGCTCATGGTATTTAAAATTCTTAGCACATCAGAAGAAGAGCATATAAGTAAGGAACCTACAGATGTATCCTGCACGGTATGACAGTGTCATTGCAAATAACAGAATACTTTCACATGTATGTTTGAGGTtgggaaaaaggggaaaaaggcaAACCGTTCACACAAATAGAGGAAATTAACCAACCCGTACAGAAAACTATGAACAATTTCATTTATTATGTGACCAAAGCAACTGAGAGGGGGAATAATGTGTCTTTTCTGTTAATATCCTTTGTATCTTCAGTCTAAAATGGCATTTGTTTTGCTGTCTTATCATATTATGCATTTATGTCTAATTTGATATCCTGTGTCACCGTGAATTGTATCAGCTTCCATAAAGGACATTACCACTGAATAATAATGGGAGAAAAATTGTATTCAACTTCATTCTGAATATTACATTCCATTTTGGACATTGTTACCAGATAGATATTGGCATGTTGCAAGGAATTCAgaagagagtaacaaaaatgatcagggattTGGGGATCGAGTTGCAAGCTCAATATATAAATTTTGATTTAGCTATGGCTGAAAGGACACATGAAAAAAGAGTTCTTAAATATTTGAAGGgtaggagggagaggaattatttagggtaGCACACATAGAAGTATGTCTAGGAGTaaagggaagaaattttccctttcttaatttgaGTTCCTCATCCAAAAGCAGCTTCCTAAGAGTAATTTATACTATGCTGTGAAACAGACTCCAAAGGGAAGTGGCAGAAGCCCCACTGCATTGGATTTTAAGAATTGAATCAAACAAAGCACCAGAAAACACCATTTCTAGGAGTCATCTCCCAGCCAACAAAATCTAGAGGAGGAAGAGAACTATTATTATTCAGCAACTATTAGCTACCCCTTTTTGGCCATTACACTCCTGATCTACCAAAATCACCAATCCATATTTTATGTGAAAAATAAGACTAAGAAAGATTTTGTATTTATTAAAACGGCTCAAAAATTCTAAGGGCCAAGTTATAGCCAGCCCTGTGTCACTGTGCTATATGGGGGTGAAGAGAACACAAAGAGTCCCTCCACCCACAGTGCACCCATGCACGAGGCAATCTTAACCTTGGGAGTCCAAGGAGGAAGCCCACCAGCACTGTCTAAAGCAGTCCTTGCCCAAGTTGTCTGGCAAGACAGGAACATGGCCTTGCCTTCCATGCATGTGCAAGCAGCAGTATAATGGCACTAGGAAGAGCAGTGGCTGCGCACTCCTAGCCAGCTCCACCCAGAGCACAAGAGGCATTAAGCTCCATGCATTCCCCTGGCTAATAACAGCCATCATTTTGCCCAGTGTGTCTGGTAAGAAAAACACAACTGAGACACTTAAAAGGCCAGAGACGACATTTACATGTGCATTCAATC
This genomic interval carries:
- the LOC142073091 gene encoding uncharacterized protein LOC142073091, whose product is MQSSSAEVTMMESQNRKRAPAWTEREVRDLIAVWGEESVLSELRSSFRNAKTFLKISQGMKDRGHNRDPKQCRVKLKELRQAYQKTREANGRSGSEPQTCRFYDELHAILGGSATTTPAVLFDSFNGDGGNTEVGFGDEEDDEEEVVDSSQQASGETGFPDSQELFLTLDLEPVPPEPTQGCLLDSAGGEGTSAACVSMITGSSPSQRLVKLRKKKKRTRDEMFSELMLSSHTDRAQTNAWRQIMSECRKAQNDREERWRAEESKWRAEESKWRAEDRAEAQRWRQRDERRQDSMLRLLQDQTSMLQCMVELQQRQLEHRLPLQPLCNQPPSSPSSIASTPRRPRTRWGGLRPTSHSPTEDCPKKRRLSFNKF